From Apilactobacillus bombintestini:
GTTAGTTGGTGCATCTTCAAAAATTGAAGTAACACGTTCTAGTCCCATACCAGTATCAATGTTTTTTCTAGGAAGTGGTTCGTAAGTATCATCAGGCTTGTGGTTAAATTGTGAAAATACAATATTCCAAACTTCTAGGTATCTTTCATTTTCACCACCAGGATAATTTTCTGGATCATCAGGTGCTAAATTATCGTATTTTTCACCACGATCATAAAAGATTTCAGTATCAGGACCTGAAGGACCTTGACCAATATCCCAAAAGTTATCATCCATATCTACTAAATGATCTGGTTCTACACCAGCTTCTTGCCAGAATTTTTTGGCATCAGTATCTTTAGGATAAACAGTCATGTATAACTTATCTTTATCCCAACCAAACCATTTTGGAGAAGTTAATAGTTCAAAGGCCCATTTGATAGCTTCTTCTTTGAAATAGTCACCAACAGAAAAGTTACCTAACATTTCAAATAATGTGTGGTGACGAGCAGTTTTACCAACATTTTCGATATCATTAGTTCTAATACTCTTTTGAGAACTTGTTAAACGATGGTTCTTTGGAACCACACTACCATCGAAGTATTTCTTCATAGTAGCAACTCCAGAGTTAATCCAAAGTAATGATGGATCATCCTTTGGTACTAGAGATGCACTTGGTTCAACTGTGTGACCATGTTCTTTGAAAAATTCCAAATACATAGCACGAATTTGACTACTATCTAATTTTTTCATCACAATTTCCTCCAATAAGCACAAAAACACCGTTGCTAGTAAAGACGCTTACACGCGGTACCACTTTACTTGCAACGATGTTTCTTATTTCGTATACCTCTTAAGTCTCTATAACGCTGAGAAGCGATTTAATTAATTTCGAGATAGCACCATAATTCATCCTGTCATCTTTCTCACCAACCAAGATGTCTCTTTAATCATGATAAATCTGGCATGTTCTCTACTCACATAATTAAATTATATTGTTTCTTAAAACTGGTGTCAATCTTTATCTATAGCGTTGTGAACTATTCTTTCTGGACTTTCTTCTTCTACGTCCTGCTTCACGTTGAGAAATACGACGATTCATTTCATCATTTCTCTTCAATTCACGCTTAATCTTGTTCTTGTAACCAGGTTTAACATTACGTTTTTTCTTTTTAATCATACCAATCATTGTTGGGTCTAATTTATCATGACCCTTACGATGAGTCTTACGACGGTTACGATCATAAGTATCTACAACTCTACCATTCTTTATAGTCTTAGGCTTAAATGAAATTCCCATATTTTCTAATGCGTCAATTTCATCTTCTTCATCAGGTGAATATAAAGTAATAGCAGTTCCTGGTAAGTTATTACGACCAGTTCTACCTACACGGTGAATAAAGTATTCCAAATCATCAGGTATGTCATCATTAATGACATCTGATACACCTTCAATATCAATTCCTCTAGCTGCTAAATCAGTTGCAACAACAAATTGAAAATCTAGGTTTTGAATTTGCTTCATCATTCTCTTACGTTCACGAGGAGTTAATTCACCAGAAACAATTCCAACTTTTAATCCTTGATTACGTAAGTATTCATATATTTCTTCAACACGTTTACGGGTATTAGCAAAAATAAGAACTAAGTATGGTTCACCCATTGTAATTAAACGATAAATTAAATCATTCTTGTCATTACCCTTAGTAGAAATCAACCAATTATCAATAGTTGGACTGATAATAGTACGGTTAGGAATGTTTTCTACGTATGGATTTTCCAAATATTTCTTTAAGAATGGCTTTAATTTTTGTGGAATAGTTGCAGAGAATACCATCATTTGTAGGTCTTTTCCAAAACTTGCTGCAATGCTATCCACTTCATTTAAGAAACCTAAGTCTAATGTCATATCAGCTTCATCAATAACTAATTTATTAGCTGTATGAACCTTTAAATGTTGACTCTTAATTAAATCCGCGATTCTTCCTGGAGTACCAATAACGATTTGTGGTTGTTCATTTTTCAACTTTTCAATTTGTCTTACTTTATCAGTTCCACCAACATAGTTAGCAATATGAATAGTTTTATCACAATGTTTAGCTAATTGTTTAGCATTATCGTAGATTTGGTATGCTAATTCACGACTTGGTGTAGTGATTACTGCTTGAACCTCTAATTGTTCAATGTTTAAATCATCAAAAATAGGTAATAGAAAAGCATGAGTTTTACCACTACCAGTTGCTGATTGTCCTACTACACTACGTCCCTTTCTAATTTCAGGAATTATTTTTTCTTGAATAGGTGTTGGGTTAGAAAAATGTAGTTCGTTTAAGGCATCCATTAGGAATGGCTTAAAATTATATTGTTTAAATGTACTTGGCATCTAATTATCTCCTTTGTAATCGGCAGCTATCTCATTTAGTTTGCTAATTACTGACTTAATTTCATCATCATCTTTAGCGACCGCACCACTAGCAAGTGCATGTCCGCCACCACCAAATTCTTTTGCTAATCCATTTATAGCAGGTCCTTTGGAACGTAAACGAATTCTATAGCTACCATCTTTTTGTTGTACAAAGATTGCCCATGATACTACTTGATCAATATTTCCAGGCAAAGGAACTACAGCTGATGTGCTTTCATCCTCTAAATGATATTGTTTTAAAATTTCTTCAGTTAATACTAAATATGCGGCACCACTAGTTTCGATATTTAAATTTTCATAAACATATGCTGCTAATCTTGCCATTGGTAAATCAATTGATGATTCAATGGTATTAACTTTACTAGTAGAAAAATCAAGTTCTGCTAATTTAGAAGCAACTCTAAATGTATTAGCAGAAGTTGCTGGGTATTTGAAACGACCAGTATCTCCTACAATTCCGGCATATAACAATCTACCGGCTTCTGCATTTATCTTTAATTTATGTGATGATTCATATAATTCATAAATTAATTCAGAAGTACTTGATGCTTTAGGATCTACCCACATAATATCTCCAAATTGATCATCATTAGGATGGTGGTCAATTTTTATCATCATTTTTCCTTGAGTATATCTACTGTCATCTACTCGAGGTTGATTAGCCGTATCACAAACGATAACTAATGCATTTTTATAAACGTCATCATCAATTTCGTCTGTACTTCCTAGCCAATCAAAACTACTATATTGTTTTCCCACAGCATAAACATGTTTCTTAGGAAAAGAAGCTTTTATAATATTTGCTAATCCTAATTGTGATCCATAAGCATCAGGATCAGGACGTTGATGTCTATGAATAATAATTGTATCAAAATCACAAATTGCTTTAACAATCTTTTTTTGAGTCGATAAATTTAAAAAATTAAAAATTTTATTTTTCATGGTTATCCTTCAATCTTTGTTTATTACTAGCATAATTATATCATACGAATAATTACATTGTTTAGTATCAAAAAAAGACAACTTTCAGCAATGCTGAAAACTGTCTTTTTCCAACTAACTTTTAGTCTTTTTTAGTTTCACTATCTTCTTTTGAAGTAGTATCTTTTGATGTTTCTTCTTTTGTATCTGAAACACGTGTTGTTACTTTAGCAACAGCATTTAAATCAAATACTAAGTAAATACCATCACAATCTAAAGTAACTGTTTTTTCTTCTTCGTTAATGTCATCTACAATTCCGTGAAGACGACCAATAGTAGTAACATGGTCACCTTTTTGTAATTGTTTTAATGTTTGTGCATGTTTTTGTTGTTGTTTCTTTTGAGGTCTGATAACCAAGAAATACATAACAGCAAAAATTAAAATTAGGACAATAAATCCACTGTATTGACTGTATTGCATAAATATATCACCGTACTTTCCAATCTTAGTAACTTTAGATTATCAAATATATAGTCATTAGTCCAGTTATTATTTTAAATCGTTTATAGGATAATGCAAATGTTCATACCCATCAGCAGTTACTACTCTTCCCCTAGCAGTACGTTTAATAAAACCTATCTGCAATAAGTATGGTTCGTACATTTCTTCAATTGTATCAGTCTCTTCACCCACATTAGCAGCTAATGTAGCCAAGCCAACTGGACCTCCATTATAATATTCAATCATCGTTTTCAATAATTTAATATCAGTAGCATCTAATCCTCGATCATCAACACCTAACATCTTAAGTGCTTTATCTACGATTTCTACATCGATATTATCCTTCTCAGATACTTGAGCAAAATCTCTAACTCGTTTTAACAATCGGTTAGCAATTCTTGGTGTTCCACGTGAACGTCTTGCAATTTCGTGAGCCCCTTGGTCATATATTTTAGTATTAAATATATCGGCAGAACGAATTACAATATCTTGTAAATCATCAGTATCATAATATTTCATATGTTCAACAATACCAAAACGATCACGGAATGGAGCCGAAAGTAATCCTGCTCTGGTAGTTGCACCAATTAAAGTGAATGGAGGAAGTGGAAAATGAACAGGATGAGCTGTAGGGCCTTGTCCTACCACTATATCCACATAGAAATCTTCCATAGCTGAATAAAGCATTTCTTCCACCATTTTAGGTAGTCGATGAATTTCATCGATAAAAAGTATATCTCCTGGTTGTAGTTCATTTAATAATGCTACCAAATCTCCTGGCTTTTCAATTGCAGGTCCACTGGTGGTTTTTATACCAACTTCCATTTCATTTGCAATTACCATTGCCAAGGTGGTTTTACCTAAACCTGGAGGTCCATAAAGCAAAACATGATCCAAAGATTCTTCACGTTGTTTTGCCGCTTTTATATAAACCGACAATTCTTTTTTTAAATCTGATTGTCCAATATATTCTGATAAGTATTGTGGACGGAGAGATTTTTCTAATGATTCTTCCGCTTGTCCTTCACTATCTCCTGAAATGATGCGGTTATCGTCCATCTAGATTTTCCCTCCTTAAAATTGTGTTAATATTCTCAATCCATTACTTAAGTATTCATCTGTACTCATTGGATCTTTAGCTTCTAATTCTTTTCTGACTTTCTTAACGTCACGACTAGTATATCCTAAAGCTGCTAATGCTTGCAATGCATCTTCTAATTCAGTATTAGTATCTTGTTTCTTGGCTTGCTTTTCAATGCTATCGAAATCATCAAATAATGATGGAGCGATATCATCCAATTTACCTTTCAAGTCCAAAATAATTTGCTTAGCTGTCTTTTGGCCCACTCCAGGAAACTTAGTTAAATAACTTACGTTTTCTGAATTAATTGCGTTTAGTAGTGATTTAGGATCATTACCGGCCAAAATAGCTAAAGCACTCTTAGGTCCAATACCAGAAACATTCAATAATTTTTCAAAAATGCTCTTAATTTCTTTACTAGCGAAGCCATATAAAGTTTGTGACGAATCTGTGACAGATTGGTGAATAAAAACTTTTACCTTTTTTTCACTATCAATATCATATTGATATGGATCAGCTGTATAAACTAAATACCCGACTCCATTAACATCAATAACGATATATCCAGGTTCTACATCTTCTATAATTCCTTTTAAATATTCAAACATATCTTTTCCTCATTTACATAAAATTATTATGACTGTGTGGGTCTTGAATTCTCTTAAACATTTTTTCCATATCTGTATTAGAGAATGAAACTAAAACAGGACGACCATGTGGACAGTTAAATGGATTATTAACTGTGGATAGTTCATCAATTAAATGCACTGCTTGTGCTCTATCTAAATGATGATTTGCTTTAATAGCACGTTTACAGCTCATCATAATAGCTGTTTGTGCTCTAAATGATGCAATAGAAATGTTCTTCTTTTGAATCACCCAATCAATCATTTCTTTTATAGTTTCTTCTTCCTGTCCCTCGGGAATCCAAGTTGGATGTTGTTTAACTACAAAACTATTTTTTCCAAACGGTTCAATATTAATACCAACATCTTTTAATACATCTATATTTTCTTCAATAATTAGTGCATCCCTATTAGGGTAATCTAAAACCAACGGAACTAGCAACTTTTGTTGGTCGTCAGATACCTCACCAATTTCAGTTCTAAAACGTTCATAGTTGATTCTTTCTTGCGCCGCATGTTGATCGATGATGTACATTCCATCAGCTGATTCTGCCAACAAGTAAGTACCATGAAGTTGTCCTATATATACTAATCTAGGAAATCTTACAGTGTCAGTATCTTCTTGAACCTCTTTTTCAGTATTCTGATTTCCAAATGGCAATGCTTCTTCTGTATATTTATTCTTAAAATTAATAACGTCGGAATCATTTAATTGATCGGAACTAGTAATCTTAATTACATCATCTACATTTTCTAATTCAACATCATTTTCATCATTATGATTAAACTCATCATAATTATTTTCATGATTTTCGTTTAATAAATCATTATCACTAAATGATTCATCCACATAGTCCGATTTATTTTCTCTAGAAATCTGATTAAGTTGAAATTGTAATTGTTCGTTACTGTATCTTGGCTTAACAGCACGATCTCTTGTCATTACTTCCGGAATCAAATTTTTCTTGAATATAGTGTTATAAATAGTATTAGAAATCAAATCGCATAATTGTCTTTCCTTACTTATACGGACTGTTTGCTTAGTTGGATGTACATTTACGTCGGTTAATGTAGGATCTAATTTTATATTCAATACTGCTATAGGATATCTTCCAACCATTAACTTAGAACCATAACCATCTATGATAGATTTAAAAATGGCATTACTTCTAACATATCTACCATTTAATGTGATAGTAACGTAATTTCTGGAAGCTCTAGTTAATTCTGGCAAACTAACATATCCATCTATTTTAAAATCATCGTCTTGATTATCAATTTTGATAATTCGTTTTAAATTTTTTGCACTATATATATCACCAATAACTTGTTGCAAATTATTACGACCAGAAGTTCGTAATATTTCCCTATGGTTGTGAACTAAAGAGAATGCAATATCTGGATGACCGATTGCTAATCGATCCACTATATCTGAAATTTTAGACAATTCAGTTTTAATGGTTTTCATGTATTTCAATCTTGCAGGTGTATTAAAGAAGATATCCTTTACTAAAATACTAGTACCTCTTCTTGCTTCGGCAGGTTTAACTTCTAACGTTTTTCCACCCCGAATATGAATTTCGGTACCTTCATCACCAGTAGAAGTCTTTAATAATACATCTGAAACGGATGCAATAGATGGAAGAGCTTCACCACGAAAACCTAGAGAATGTACTCTAAATAAATCACGTGGATTACTAATCTTACTAGTAGCATGTCTCTTAAATGCTAATTCCACGTCATCATGAGCTATACCTATTCCATCATCAATAATTTCAATACTCTTTAATCCTGCATCTTCGACGTTAATATCTATTTGTGTACTATTAGCATCAATAGAATTTTCTACTAATTCTTTTACCACTGAAGCTGGTCTTTCTACCACTTCTCCAGCAGCAATTTGATCAGCTAAGATTGAAGATAATTCATGTATTTTATGCAAGATTAAAACCTCCTACTTATTATCCATTTCACGTTTCCATTTATAAACTTCATTCATAATTTCCATAGGAGTTTTAGACATTAAATCTAACTCTTTAATCTCTTTTAGGATTGGATTATTATCATGAGGTTTTTTATTATTTTTTACTGGTTCTTCGTCCTTAAATAAAGATAATTGTTGTTCTTGATTATCATCAGTATATAATTCTGCTGGCTCAGCATTATTAGTTAATTCCACCGTTTTATTTTCTTCTGCAGTGGTATTTTCTGTATCATAATCATCTTTAACTTTATCATTGCTAATATTTTTGCTTTTATCAGCATTTTCTAAATCATTTAAGATGTTGTCTGCACGATTTAGTAGTGAATCTGGTAATCCTGCTAGCTTAGCTACGTGAATCCCGTATGATTTATCAGCAGCTCCAGACTTAACCTTGTGCAAGAATACTAATTCACCATTCTTCTCAACTGCCCCTACATGAACATTTTTTAGCTCTGGCAATGATTTAGAAAGTTCTGTTAATTCATGATAATGAGTAGAGAAAAGTGTCTTAGCATGAATATGATTATGAACATATTCAATGATAGATTGTGCAAGTGCCATTCCATCATAAGTAGCAGTACCTCTACCAATTTCATCGAATAAAATTAAACTATCTTCAGTAGCATTTTGAATAGCATTGTTAGATTCTTGCATTTCCACCATGAATGTACTTTGACCAGAAATTAAATCATCAGCAGCACCAATTCTAGTAAATATTTGATCAAAAATAGGCATATTTGCTGACTTAGCAGGAACAAAGCAACCTATTTGCGTCATAATAACGCTTAAAGCTAATTGACGCATATAAGTACTTTTACCTGACATATTAGGCCCGGTAATTAAAAGAATATTGGTCTTAGGATCCATCTTAACGTCATTAGGAACGTATGATTGATGTCCCATTACTTTTTCAACTACTGGATGACGTCCATCGACAATTTCTAATTCATGATTTTCATTTAGTTTAGGTTTTACCAAACGATATTCATCGGAAACTGCAGCAAAGCTTTGCAAGACGTCCAAACTAGAAACTGCACTAGCCACTGTTTGAAGTCTTTGAATGGCTTTCTTTACTACTTCTCTTATCTTACTAAAAATTTCGTATTCTAGTGTTTTAGATTTTTCTTGTGCTTCAATAATTAGTTTTTCTTTTTCTTTTAGTTCAGGAGTAGAAAATCTTTCTGCATTGGTTAGTGTTTGTTTTCTTTCATATCTGTCTTCTGGTAATTTACTTAAGTTTGCCTTAGAAACTTCAATATAGTAACCAAAAACGTGATTATAACCAATTTTCAAGTTATTTATACCAGTAGCTTTACGTTCTTTATCTTCTAATTCTGCTATCCATTGCTTACCGTTATTCATGGCATCTCGATATTTATCTAAGACTTCATTATATCCATCTTTGATTATGTCTCCATCAGTAACAGAAAGTGGTGGTTCATCAATAATGGCATCTTCAATTAAATCAGCTACATCCTCTACTGGATCTAAATCAGCATCAATATCAGCGAATGAATCTGAACCCATTTCATCCAATACATACTTAATTTTAGGAATTTGACGTAATGATGTTTTTAATTGTACTAAGTCTCTTCCATTAACGGAGCCAAATGAAACTTTACCAGCTAAACGTTCTAAATCATATACCTTAACTAATAAATCAGCTATTTCACTACGTTCATAGTAATGATTCAATAAATCATCTACAGAATTTTGACGCGATAAAATTGTATTTTTATTTACTAATGGATGATCAATCCATTCTTTTAACTTACGGCCACCCATAGCGGTTTTCGTTTCATCAAGAAGCCATAATAGACTGCCTGATTTTTTATTAGTTCGAATGTTTTTAGTTAATTCAAGATTGTATTGTGAATTATGATCTATCTTTAAGAATTCAGCAGGTTGATAAGGTTGTGCTGCTTTCATATGTGATAGACTACGTTTTTGCGTATCAGTAATGTAAGTGGTTAAACGATGAATAACAGCTTTTTCAATGTCACTTTGTAAATTAGCAGAAAGGTATTCCATTGATTCGACAGATTTGCTGTCTTCTTGATGAGATACTAAAATACCCAACTTCTTAATAATTTTTACATCGCGATCTTTTATTTGATCATTTACAATAACTTCCTTAGTTTGTAGCATCATTAATTCATTTACAACGCTATCAATACTAGATAAAACTGTAGTCTTTAATTCACCTGTGGATAACTCTGCATAAGCAAAACCGTATTTTCCTTGTGTATATTCAATAGCGGTCAAATAGTTATTATCCTTAGCATTTTCGGCACCCATAGTAGTTCTAGTACCAGGAGTAATTAATTGAGTAACCGCTCTTTTAACCATTCCCTTAGCCAACTTAGGATCTTCCATTTGTTCACAAATGGCTACTTTATACCCCTTATCAATCAAGGTATCGATATATGTTTCTACTGCTTTATGAGGGACACCACACATAGGTATAGGATTTTTAGCGCTTTTACTTCTAGATGTTAAAGTTAGCTCTAATATCTGTGCACCTTTTACGGCATCATCATTAAACATTTCATAAAAATCACCTAAGCGGTAAAAAACAAAGGCATCCGGATACTTATCCTTCACCTTTTGATATTGTTCCATCATTGGTGTCAATTTTGCTGTTTTAGTCATTTAATTCACTACCCCTCAAATTAG
This genomic window contains:
- a CDS encoding DEAD/DEAH box helicase, with protein sequence MPSTFKQYNFKPFLMDALNELHFSNPTPIQEKIIPEIRKGRSVVGQSATGSGKTHAFLLPIFDDLNIEQLEVQAVITTPSRELAYQIYDNAKQLAKHCDKTIHIANYVGGTDKVRQIEKLKNEQPQIVIGTPGRIADLIKSQHLKVHTANKLVIDEADMTLDLGFLNEVDSIAASFGKDLQMMVFSATIPQKLKPFLKKYLENPYVENIPNRTIISPTIDNWLISTKGNDKNDLIYRLITMGEPYLVLIFANTRKRVEEIYEYLRNQGLKVGIVSGELTPRERKRMMKQIQNLDFQFVVATDLAARGIDIEGVSDVINDDIPDDLEYFIHRVGRTGRNNLPGTAITLYSPDEEDEIDALENMGISFKPKTIKNGRVVDTYDRNRRKTHRKGHDKLDPTMIGMIKKKKRNVKPGYKNKIKRELKRNDEMNRRISQREAGRRRRKSRKNSSQRYR
- a CDS encoding DHH family phosphoesterase is translated as MKNKIFNFLNLSTQKKIVKAICDFDTIIIHRHQRPDPDAYGSQLGLANIIKASFPKKHVYAVGKQYSSFDWLGSTDEIDDDVYKNALVIVCDTANQPRVDDSRYTQGKMMIKIDHHPNDDQFGDIMWVDPKASSTSELIYELYESSHKLKINAEAGRLLYAGIVGDTGRFKYPATSANTFRVASKLAELDFSTSKVNTIESSIDLPMARLAAYVYENLNIETSGAAYLVLTEEILKQYHLEDESTSAVVPLPGNIDQVVSWAIFVQQKDGSYRIRLRSKGPAINGLAKEFGGGGHALASGAVAKDDDEIKSVISKLNEIAADYKGDN
- the yajC gene encoding preprotein translocase subunit YajC, with the protein product MQYSQYSGFIVLILIFAVMYFLVIRPQKKQQQKHAQTLKQLQKGDHVTTIGRLHGIVDDINEEEKTVTLDCDGIYLVFDLNAVAKVTTRVSDTKEETSKDTTSKEDSETKKD
- the ruvB gene encoding Holliday junction branch migration DNA helicase RuvB, which gives rise to MDDNRIISGDSEGQAEESLEKSLRPQYLSEYIGQSDLKKELSVYIKAAKQREESLDHVLLYGPPGLGKTTLAMVIANEMEVGIKTTSGPAIEKPGDLVALLNELQPGDILFIDEIHRLPKMVEEMLYSAMEDFYVDIVVGQGPTAHPVHFPLPPFTLIGATTRAGLLSAPFRDRFGIVEHMKYYDTDDLQDIVIRSADIFNTKIYDQGAHEIARRSRGTPRIANRLLKRVRDFAQVSEKDNIDVEIVDKALKMLGVDDRGLDATDIKLLKTMIEYYNGGPVGLATLAANVGEETDTIEEMYEPYLLQIGFIKRTARGRVVTADGYEHLHYPINDLK
- the ruvA gene encoding Holliday junction branch migration protein RuvA, with the translated sequence MFEYLKGIIEDVEPGYIVIDVNGVGYLVYTADPYQYDIDSEKKVKVFIHQSVTDSSQTLYGFASKEIKSIFEKLLNVSGIGPKSALAILAGNDPKSLLNAINSENVSYLTKFPGVGQKTAKQIILDLKGKLDDIAPSLFDDFDSIEKQAKKQDTNTELEDALQALAALGYTSRDVKKVRKELEAKDPMSTDEYLSNGLRILTQF
- the mutL gene encoding DNA mismatch repair endonuclease MutL: MHKIHELSSILADQIAAGEVVERPASVVKELVENSIDANSTQIDINVEDAGLKSIEIIDDGIGIAHDDVELAFKRHATSKISNPRDLFRVHSLGFRGEALPSIASVSDVLLKTSTGDEGTEIHIRGGKTLEVKPAEARRGTSILVKDIFFNTPARLKYMKTIKTELSKISDIVDRLAIGHPDIAFSLVHNHREILRTSGRNNLQQVIGDIYSAKNLKRIIKIDNQDDDFKIDGYVSLPELTRASRNYVTITLNGRYVRSNAIFKSIIDGYGSKLMVGRYPIAVLNIKLDPTLTDVNVHPTKQTVRISKERQLCDLISNTIYNTIFKKNLIPEVMTRDRAVKPRYSNEQLQFQLNQISRENKSDYVDESFSDNDLLNENHENNYDEFNHNDENDVELENVDDVIKITSSDQLNDSDVINFKNKYTEEALPFGNQNTEKEVQEDTDTVRFPRLVYIGQLHGTYLLAESADGMYIIDQHAAQERINYERFRTEIGEVSDDQQKLLVPLVLDYPNRDALIIEENIDVLKDVGINIEPFGKNSFVVKQHPTWIPEGQEEETIKEMIDWVIQKKNISIASFRAQTAIMMSCKRAIKANHHLDRAQAVHLIDELSTVNNPFNCPHGRPVLVSFSNTDMEKMFKRIQDPHSHNNFM
- the mutS gene encoding DNA mismatch repair protein MutS, producing the protein MTKTAKLTPMMEQYQKVKDKYPDAFVFYRLGDFYEMFNDDAVKGAQILELTLTSRSKSAKNPIPMCGVPHKAVETYIDTLIDKGYKVAICEQMEDPKLAKGMVKRAVTQLITPGTRTTMGAENAKDNNYLTAIEYTQGKYGFAYAELSTGELKTTVLSSIDSVVNELMMLQTKEVIVNDQIKDRDVKIIKKLGILVSHQEDSKSVESMEYLSANLQSDIEKAVIHRLTTYITDTQKRSLSHMKAAQPYQPAEFLKIDHNSQYNLELTKNIRTNKKSGSLLWLLDETKTAMGGRKLKEWIDHPLVNKNTILSRQNSVDDLLNHYYERSEIADLLVKVYDLERLAGKVSFGSVNGRDLVQLKTSLRQIPKIKYVLDEMGSDSFADIDADLDPVEDVADLIEDAIIDEPPLSVTDGDIIKDGYNEVLDKYRDAMNNGKQWIAELEDKERKATGINNLKIGYNHVFGYYIEVSKANLSKLPEDRYERKQTLTNAERFSTPELKEKEKLIIEAQEKSKTLEYEIFSKIREVVKKAIQRLQTVASAVSSLDVLQSFAAVSDEYRLVKPKLNENHELEIVDGRHPVVEKVMGHQSYVPNDVKMDPKTNILLITGPNMSGKSTYMRQLALSVIMTQIGCFVPAKSANMPIFDQIFTRIGAADDLISGQSTFMVEMQESNNAIQNATEDSLILFDEIGRGTATYDGMALAQSIIEYVHNHIHAKTLFSTHYHELTELSKSLPELKNVHVGAVEKNGELVFLHKVKSGAADKSYGIHVAKLAGLPDSLLNRADNILNDLENADKSKNISNDKVKDDYDTENTTAEENKTVELTNNAEPAELYTDDNQEQQLSLFKDEEPVKNNKKPHDNNPILKEIKELDLMSKTPMEIMNEVYKWKREMDNK